The genomic region CGAGTGGAAGATGCTGGAGGGCGCGATTAATGGTCTCCAACAGGCCCACCAGATGCTCAAATATAGTCCCATTCCGGTCGTGGCCGCGCCAACGGGACGCGCCCTGGGCGGCGGAGCCGAGATTGTGATGCATGCCAACCATGTCCGTGCCTGCGCCGAGACCTATATCGGCCTGGTTGAGGTCGGCGTGGGGCTGGTGCCGGCAGGCGGCGGCTGCAAGGAAATGCTGCTGCGCCATGGGGCAAGCCTGGCCGACCAGCTTGCCAAAAAGACTGGCGGGCCGTTCACGCCCTCGCGCCGCGCCTTCGAGATCATCTCCCTGGCCACCGTCTCTACCAGCGCGGCGGAGGCGCAGGAGCTGCGTTTCTTGCGCAAGAGTGATGCCATCACGGTCAACCGCGACCTGCTGCTGCGCGATGCCAAAGCGGACGCGCTGCGATTGGCGGAAGCGCGCGAAGAGGGCAAGTGGCAGCCACCGGAAGCTCCCATGCTGCTTTTGCCAGGACCGGGAGCGCGCCTGGTCTTAGAGCAGCAGATCGAAAATCTGCTTATCACAGGCAAGATCAGCGAACACGACGCGGTTATCGGCAATCACCTGGCGCGCGTCCTGACGGGAGGCGATTGCTCGCCGGTTACGCCTGTCACGGAACAATATATGCTTGACCTGGAGCGTGAGGCGTTCCTGAGCCTGGCCGGAATGGAAAAGACCCAGGAACGCATGCAGGCCATTTTGATGACCGGCAAGCCGCTCAGAAATTAATGGTAACGAAAATGATCGCAGGCGATTGAGGTCTATGCGCTTGCGATCATTTTCGTTACCATCTCAATCACCATTTTTTCTCCTCAAGTGCCTGAAAAATACCCTGAAGGATCAATCTGGATGTGAAAACTGAAAGATTCCCAAAAAAAGCCAGCAAAACACTAGACAAACAGATATATTTTCATGCATACTATATGTGTGTATAGCTTAGGGGGTTTGTCGTAACAAGTTATATACATTGTAATACATTTCGCAACGTTCTTGATTACTGAGGACAGCTCGCAACCACCAGAAACGAATAGGGAGGGAAGCTATGAACAGAGCCAACGAGCATGGAAGCGAAGTGGCACGCCTGCTCAATCAGATTAGCGCGGAGTATGAAGCAGCCCAACGGGGTCTTTCAGGCCTCGCCTACGGAATGTCGCAGCACGAGTTTATCACAGCGCGCATGGAGAACATGGGGCAACTTCATAATCAGCTGCGATCTATCGTAGGTGATGATGCCATCGCACTCGTCGCTGAGGCGCTGAACACTCTTCCATAATATTTTCTGCGATCCCTTCAGATTCGCTACAAAAACGCCGTTCTCGAATCTTTCGATCTGAGAGCGGCGTTTTTGCGTACTGTCAGGAGGTGGAGTGTTTGTTTGTTATATGGCCATGGCCTCGAGCGGCTGCGCCTGCATGTCAAAGTAGCGCAGGGAAGCGCTCCTGGATTGTTGCCAGACGCCTGTTACCACAAATTCAGTCTCTTCGCTGGTGAATGTATTTGAATCGAGGATACAGCGTTTCTCGTCAAAGAAACATTCTAGCCACCTGTTACGATCTTCTTCAGCGAGCAGCGGGCCCCCCTCTGATACGAACCACTCGGCGATGCCCTGGAGGTAGAAGCGGAAATCTGGTGAAAGTGGGAAGCGGCGCACAATGCGATAGCGTCTCTCCTGCACATTTTCATAGCCGGCGGCCCGCAGGTAGCCTGCGAGCTTTGAACCAACCCAGCTATCCTCGAAGGTATAGCCCTGTGCTACGCGCAACTGCTCCCACCGCTCGCGCGCTCGCAAGACGCGAGCCTGCAAGCCTGCATCGATATTAGAGAAGCGCATCGTGCCGAAATCGATATCCTTGACGGCAAGCCGGCCACCGGGAGCAAGGCAGCGCCCCATGGCAGCAAACGTTGAAACGGGATCGGGCAGGTACTGGCTGACATTGGCGCTGAATATCAACTGCAAACTTCCAGGCTCAAGCGGCAATTGCTCCAACGTACCTCGCTTGAGGCGTAATTGCGAGGCGTACCATTTATCCTGGCTGCGGCGATGAGCAGTGACCAGAGCCTCGATGGAAATATCGACGCCGGTAATGAGACCCTCGGGGCCGACAGCCTGTGCCAGCATCGGTGTCCAGAGGCCAGGCCCACAACCGGCATCTACCACATGGCTACCCCGTTCGATATGCAGGTCGCGAACCATACGCGTACGTTCGGGCGCTTTGCTACGATGATGAATCTCGAGCCACTCAATAGAGTTGAGAGGCAAACCACACTCATTCTCGTAGATGAGTTTGTTTACTGCCATTCTACTCCCTCGTCCTTCGTGCTTAGGTAGCAACAAAGGTATTTTTTAGTATGTTGGTAGTATAACATATGCATACATCAAGTACAACATGTGCGCACAAATGTGGTACTTTCTTCATGACAATGTATAGTAATATGTGAGAAATTGTAATAGCGAGCGCAGGGATAACAGCATCCCGATCGCATTTGCAATTGGCTTGCATCCGCTTGCCTGAATCGATATACTCTATGCAAACAAAATGTGAGATACTGTCCCAGGGGCGAGAATGCCTCTGTATAAGGGAGCTTTAAGCCAATGCAATCTTTTAATCAGCAGCCCGAAGAAGAATATAAGCAGGAAACAGGAGAGGAATTGAAAAGCAATGATGAGATGGAATCCCCTCCCCTTTACGAATTTCAAGCGGATGCCGCCTCATATGAACCATTAGAAGTCCCTTACTCTTCCCTGGAGACACAGGCTCCGACAGGTGAGCCGGAGAAACAACAGCATTCCGAGGAGGATATTCGGAACGGCCTGGTCTATCCGCCGCCGCCTTCTTACTATCAAAACATGCAAATTCCCCTGGACAGGCCTCCTTTGCCTCAAGCGCCTTTCGTCAATGGTCCCGCGCCGTTCGTGCCTGGCAGCTATGGCCCTCAACAATTTGGACCGCCCATCGCTATGCCGGTGCAGGGTACGCAGGTAACGCAAGCGCCACCATTCCCTGGCATGCTACCTCCAGCGCAGCCTCCCGTAAAGCAGTCGCGCAAGTGGCTCTGGATTCTGCTCTCGATATTCGCCGTTGTTTTTCTCGTTTCGTGCGGACTCTGTAGCTGGGCTTTTTATAACCTCTTCAACACTACCTTCCAGCAGGTATCGGGGGCTATGAATGTCGCGCAAGACTATTACAAAGATCTACAAAATCAGGATTACGTCGACGCCTATAATTACTTGCAGGTTAACAACCTGACGCTGGCCGATTTTACACAACAGGCGCAGGCCAGTGATACACAGAATGGTGCGATCCAGTCCTTCACCGTCGAGCAGCCGTCTTTTGCCAATAATCCCAGCACCGGGCCGGACCTCTCGCAATGGAGAGCAACTGTCGATGTGACGCGCGCGCATGCTTCCTACCCGGTCTTGCTCACAATTCAGCAATTCGGCAACGCGTGGAAGATCACCTACTTCGATAAGATTTAGTTGCCATCCCTCTGACATAAAAAAGCAAGACGACCACGATGTTGTGAGCCTCGCGGTCGTCTTGCCAACGATCATAAACTCTGCTGTAAATCAGAGATCAAATTATTTTATATTAGGATAGAGATAATGGCATATCATTCAAGCAGGAAAAAGTGGGCGCATCATCCTGCTGCACGGCGGCTTATCCTATGGCAACAGGCGTCTGCAGTGAATGCATAGGAGTCTCACGGCCAACGCAGGCCCGCAGGTCTTCGCGGTAGAAGCGCCAGGTGCTGCCTACTTTATGGCCAGTAAGTTGTCCGGACCACATCAGACGATAGAGAGTAGAGCGGCTCACGCGGAGGTAGCTCATCGCCTCTTTGAACGTTAGAAGAACATCATCCTGGATCATTTGCGTAACCATGTGTTGTGTTTCCCCCTCTGATGCAAGATCAGAAAACCAGACTAGAGCGTACTGAAAAAAAAGGGATGAATAATTGTATCGACTGATACAAATGTTTGTCTCATCGCATATTATAGTAACCAATGCTGACACGCTTTTGTGTTGAGGATTAGTTATGATCTGGTTAAATTTAGCTCTTCCTCGGTTAGGTATTCATCACTAGTGATCAATACAGCAGAAATAGCCCATATGATGAAAAATGATCAGAAAAATGATCCGTGGTGATCTTCTTTGATTTCTTTCCTACCATCCATTGGTAAGCAGCGTCTCCAGCGCCCTGGTTTCGCACGACACGGGGAAAATCGTCATGCCGGTAACTTCTCGTAGCCGCTCGATGGCGTGCATGTTGGAGGGGTGGGCCATAGCCACGGTCAGGCGGTTGTGATCGCGGCCAACGGGGGCGCAGCGAAGTTCTAGCGCGAGCTCATAGGGGATCAGCTGTTTCAGGCGTTGCGGCAGGCGGCTCGGCAACTGCATGAATGGGATGCCGTTCGCGCGCGCATGGTTTGCCGGAGTATGTTCGTCATCCTCAAACTGGCGGTTGTATGGCAGTTCCTCTACGACGCCGGACGGTTTAACACCGCGCAATTGCGCCGTTACGGAGGGCCGCAACCTCAACCGGCGAGCAATCAGATCAGCATGATAAAGGAACTCTTCTAATGAAGCTCCTGGCTTAGGATATGATCCCATGCCCATCAGAATATCGGTCTCGCGTTTCAACTGCGGAATAAAGGTTTCCGGCTGCAGGAGATTGATGCTGTGATAGATGCGCTCTAGAATCGAGTGCGCGCCTTCCGCGTCCACATCGGGGAAAATGATAGCGATGCCGGTGCCATCGTGGATCAGCACCTGGTCGCTATAGCGGATACAGCGGCGGACGTTCAGTAATACCTGCTCAAGAAAGCTGGCGGGCGCGTGGAAGCGATGCCGCCTGTGCAACACAGCTGATTTTGGGGCAATATGCAGGTGTTCGAGCTGCGCGATATGCAGCAGGAACAGGCTGAGGGGAGCAATGCGCGGGAAAAAATCTTGCAGTGCAGAACGAATACCGGCATTTAATTCCGCGGTGACCGGAACGACCTGCAAACTCTCTTCCAGGTCTTCTTGCTCGCTCCAGGCTACCGGATGCAACGCAGAGAGAGGCATGCAGCTGCAACGCTCAGCCGCGGGCGTATCGATATAGATGAGCGACCGGGTAGATACCCCGGTTTCTTCCTGTCTCATAGGTTATTGCCACACCCCTGAAATGTCTTGAGTTAGAGATTGTGGGCAGTATAGCGCATGATAGCCGGGGTAATGATGTAGAGTGCGTTGCGTTATGGTTAAGAATAGACAGAAGCGGTTAAGAAGAGAGGAGAAACAAAATAGGCAGGTACAGGGCTAGAGCGTGGCCTTGTGCGATTGGCGTGATAAGAGGCCACGCCCTGGTCCTGTAAGAAATAGGCCCGTTTTTGGTATATAAGTCGCAATAATCACTATCGAGGCATGACCCCGGGCAGCTTACGACTCGATAGTAATGGGTGCCGTAAAAGTATAGCCAACGCCTGGCACCGTCATGATATATTGCGGATTGTTCGGATCAGGCTCAACTTTCTGACGGAGATGGCGGATATGGGTCTTCACCAGGCCGGAGTCGCCGGCCTCATCGTAGCCCCAGACACGCTCGATAATCATATCGGTCGTCAAGACCTGTCCTGTATGGGTAATCAGCAGGTGAAGCAGGCGGCTCTCGGTGGGAGTCAATCTCACTTTGACGCCGTCGCGCGTCACCTCGTGACGCATTGCATCCAATGTAACCGGTCCAACGGTGATCGCCGATGAACCCGAAGAGCCTTTCGCGCTCGAAGAACGCCGCATAACGGCCTTGATGCGAGCAAGTAATTGCCGTGGACTGAACGGTTTGCGCAGATAATCGTCGGCCCCCATCTCCAACCCACGTATCTCATCATCTTCACGATCATGCGCGGTAAGAATTAAGACCATCGAATTGGTTTCGCTGCGCATCTGGCGACAGACCTCGAAGCCATCCAGCTTGGGCATCTGTACATCAAGAATGACAAGGTCTGGCAATGTCTCACGCCAGCGTTTGATGGCCTGTTCGCCATCAAACGCCCGAACGACATCGTATCCATGACCCTTGAGCCAATAGCTCAGCATATCAACCATGTCGCGGTCGTCATCCGCCACCATGATTTTCACTCGAAATCCTCCTACAGACCTGTATACAATTCCAGTAGTCCAGGGTACATACCTACCTTTTCTAAAAGACAGGCCCTATATTGATAAAGTTGCTCTCACTGCTACTAACGCGATGCATACAGGGCAGTAACATCATGGTACAATTTGGTCTATGAACAGTCATGCGGTCATAGATGGAAGCATCTCTTGACGTTGCCAAACTGAACAACATACACTACTGACTATAAACGTACTATCGGCCATATCTCGTCCATACAATAGGGATGAGTACTAATAGATAAGGAGCATTTCGTGATACCACGTGAGGAACTCTTAGCCCTGGCTCGCGAGACAGCCCGGCGCGCCCATTGCCGCTACTCGCATTTTCGTGTCGGCGCCGCCATAGTCGCGGGTGGAAAGACATACGTAGGCGTCAACGTCGAAATTTCCAGCTACGGCCTGACCCTCTGCGCCGAACGCGCGGCCCTGGCGGCAGCTATCACAGACGGGGCCGGTCCAATTACCCAGGTGGCAGTTGCCTGCATCGACGCCCCGCAAGAGGCTCCCTTGAATGAGCGCACACCCTGCGGCGCCTGTCGCCAGTGGCTGGCCGACCTCGCTCCCAACGCCGTCATCTATATTGATGGGTCAGCACAGGATTTCACGGTCAGAGATCTGATGCCTTATGCCTTTGGGCTACCAGAATAAGCGGAAAGTTAAAAGAGCTCTTTCTCCTTCTCTTCCTACGGCAAAAGCGCGAAAGTAGTGACATAATGCCCTGTTAGCCGAAAAGCTGGCAGGGCATTTATTTTGCCTCGCTAACCCCTTGACAAATTATCCCTCGCTTGTGTACGCTATGATTCCCAGAATATTTTTCCCGGGCAATGAAGCGCCTGATAGTGCAAAGATGCAGCATATTCACATAAAGGAGCCTTTGTGCTTGCCCTGGCTGCCACAACCTACCAAATCGTCTTGAACGAACGCGTCAAACTGATATCCGCCTCGTATTGCGCCTGTTTCCATTCCAGACACCCTGATCTTCGTCCCGTATCTGCCGTGATGTAGCGTAACCAATCCTTTTAAGTCCTGTATCACCACCATCAACGTACATCCTTGAAAAGGAGCACAAGGTATGCCGACACCGACACGTTTTACAATCGGCATTGAGGAAGAGTTTCAAATTGTAGATCAGCGCACGGGCCAGTTATCCCCTCAAATCTATACTATCCTCAACAAAGGTACTCCCATGTTAGGGGAGAAAATCAAACCAGAAATGCTGCAATCGACGATTGAAGTGACCTCCGATGTCTTACCTGATATCGCTACCGCTCGTACCGCAATGCAACAATTGCGCGCGCAGGTGGCGCAACTGGCACACGAGGAAGGGCTCGCGCTTGTCAGCGCCGGAACCCATCCTTCCGCTTTATGGGTCAATGAAAAGCGCTCGCTTTCTGAGCGTTACGAGGAGATAGAGGAGGAGTACCAGGATGTAGCGCGAGCGGTTTCTATCTTTGGCCTGCATGTGCATATCGGCATCGATGATGCCGACATGGCCATATCGCTCGTAAATCAACTACGCACCTGGATGCCACATTTGCTGGCCCTTTCGGCTAACTCGCCTTTCTGGTGCGGGCGCTTCACGGGCATCAAATCATATCGCTCAGTAGTATGGAAGTCTTTCCCGCGCAGTGGCATCTCTGACAC from Ktedonobacteraceae bacterium harbors:
- a CDS encoding methyltransferase domain-containing protein — its product is MAVNKLIYENECGLPLNSIEWLEIHHRSKAPERTRMVRDLHIERGSHVVDAGCGPGLWTPMLAQAVGPEGLITGVDISIEALVTAHRRSQDKWYASQLRLKRGTLEQLPLEPGSLQLIFSANVSQYLPDPVSTFAAMGRCLAPGGRLAVKDIDFGTMRFSNIDAGLQARVLRARERWEQLRVAQGYTFEDSWVGSKLAGYLRAAGYENVQERRYRIVRRFPLSPDFRFYLQGIAEWFVSEGGPLLAEEDRNRWLECFFDEKRCILDSNTFTSEETEFVVTGVWQQSRSASLRYFDMQAQPLEAMAI
- a CDS encoding helix-turn-helix domain-containing protein, which produces MVTQMIQDDVLLTFKEAMSYLRVSRSTLYRLMWSGQLTGHKVGSTWRFYREDLRACVGRETPMHSLQTPVAIG
- a CDS encoding diguanylate cyclase is translated as MRQEETGVSTRSLIYIDTPAAERCSCMPLSALHPVAWSEQEDLEESLQVVPVTAELNAGIRSALQDFFPRIAPLSLFLLHIAQLEHLHIAPKSAVLHRRHRFHAPASFLEQVLLNVRRCIRYSDQVLIHDGTGIAIIFPDVDAEGAHSILERIYHSINLLQPETFIPQLKRETDILMGMGSYPKPGASLEEFLYHADLIARRLRLRPSVTAQLRGVKPSGVVEELPYNRQFEDDEHTPANHARANGIPFMQLPSRLPQRLKQLIPYELALELRCAPVGRDHNRLTVAMAHPSNMHAIERLREVTGMTIFPVSCETRALETLLTNGW
- a CDS encoding response regulator transcription factor, giving the protein MVADDDRDMVDMLSYWLKGHGYDVVRAFDGEQAIKRWRETLPDLVILDVQMPKLDGFEVCRQMRSETNSMVLILTAHDREDDEIRGLEMGADDYLRKPFSPRQLLARIKAVMRRSSSAKGSSGSSAITVGPVTLDAMRHEVTRDGVKVRLTPTESRLLHLLITHTGQVLTTDMIIERVWGYDEAGDSGLVKTHIRHLRQKVEPDPNNPQYIMTVPGVGYTFTAPITIES
- a CDS encoding cytidine deaminase, whose amino-acid sequence is MIPREELLALARETARRAHCRYSHFRVGAAIVAGGKTYVGVNVEISSYGLTLCAERAALAAAITDGAGPITQVAVACIDAPQEAPLNERTPCGACRQWLADLAPNAVIYIDGSAQDFTVRDLMPYAFGLPE
- a CDS encoding carboxylate-amine ligase, encoding MPTPTRFTIGIEEEFQIVDQRTGQLSPQIYTILNKGTPMLGEKIKPEMLQSTIEVTSDVLPDIATARTAMQQLRAQVAQLAHEEGLALVSAGTHPSALWVNEKRSLSERYEEIEEEYQDVARAVSIFGLHVHIGIDDADMAISLVNQLRTWMPHLLALSANSPFWCGRFTGIKSYRSVVWKSFPRSGISDTFSSWSDFDRYVQHLVRMGSIDNGKKIWWDVRPHVFFNTIEFRVCDMPATFEDMIALVALCQALVARLSWLYRHNMATHVLPRHFIEENKWRAMRYGLDAGVIDFVQGRRLNMREAISELLDFVGEVAGDLGSNREMEYLRNLLADPRGTGAERQIEVYQQTGSLSAVIELLMRQTMEGIMEADNIMR